GCGACATGTGAAGTAGTTGGGTTGAAGGACATCAGGGAAATCTTTAAACTCTTTACCCTGAACGAACTCGGGTGAAGAGCAGGTGGGCTGCTGGCGGTTGAAGTTGAGTCGCCAGCGACGTCGGAAGACCCAAAGCAGACGGCAGTCGCACGCCAGTGGGTTATCATGCAACGCAAGGGTCTCCAGGTTTCCCACCGAATGGAATACAGACTCTTCCAGGGTGGTCAGGGCATTGCTGGACAAATTCAGGATTTTCAGATAGTTGAGTCCTCTGAAAGAGTACGGCTCGATCATTGTCAGTCGACCACCCACCAGGTGGAACTCCTGCAACCTAAGCAGATCATGAAGCCTGTTGCCTTCGATCATCTGGATGGGGTTGTAAGACATGTTGAGGAACCGAAGATAAACCAGGTGTCGCAAAGCCAAGTACGGAATTGACGTCAGGTTTGCGTTGGTAATCGTTAGAGATGTGAGGTTCAATCCATACAAGCAGTTGGTGGTCATTGTATCCAGGTAGGGCCAGTTGCCGATCTCTAAAACTTTGAGACGGTAGAGTCGCTTGAAACTGTAGTCTCTGATGCTGTTGACGTTGAGGTTTCGTAAACGCAGAGTAACCAAGCTGTGCAGGTGCGTGAAGGCCTCTGTCGGGACAGAGGTCAGGTTGCACTTTTCCAGTGTGAGATCCTCCAAGCTGCTGAGGCCATGAAATGCTCGGTGGGATATAAAGACAAGGTCGTTATCCCCCACCTCCAGTGAGCGCAGGTTATAGAGGTCCTGGAACATGTAGTCCAGCAGAATTACGATCTTATTTTCACTGATGTCCAACTTTGTGAGGTTACTGAGGCCTGTGAACACACCCAACTGGATGAGCTTCAACTTGTTGCTGCGAAGTCCCAGAGTCCGTAGGCCATAGAGGTTGTTAAATGCTCCAGGCTCAATAGCGGAAATCGTGTTTTCATTGAGCTCCAGTTCTTCAAGGTTTGGAAAGGCAGAGAACTCATCAGGGTTGATGGTTTTGATTCGATTCTTGCTGAGGTCCAAATGTCGCGTTTCTGAAGGGATTCCCTCTGGAATGGAGATCAGCTTCTTGCGATGGCACATGACAGAGCGCTCCTGAGGGTTACATTCACAGCGCGATGGGCAGCCTGTGGTGGAGCCAGACAGCACTGTGCCCAGCATTAAGATCAGAATGGGCTGCCAGCATGCCACCAGGAAGCTGTGCCCACTCACTTCCCCAGCTACCATCCTACCGGTTACCTGCatagaaagagggagagaaagaggaatattatattatacactTATAATATTCAAGGCatccaaatcaataaaaaattaaactgtacagTATTGACTAAAGCTTCCAGTTTGTAATTTTCTTTGGTGGGTGAAATAGGTGAGTGAAATGTGGTTCTAAAatacagtggcaaattctcagggccagcagagaaggctaacatgccaaataaataaatatttttcatcctttcattctcaatcacctgtttgcctatgtatttttaatcactttccactcttaatctacaaacaaatagagaaaaatgaaaagtttatccagtcagaatttattccttgatgcttacaagtgaagtgtgaaaactgtttcacaaatcaaatgcccgaagcagcgtgcgagtttgagctccaccccttcaggccttcagaatttcttcagaatccctcaacagtgcaaattaatgggcaactaaagtcagactgtcagattcatcagccaatcagattgatttatttgttcttggtgggtgtgatctttaggatatgtcctggtcaaggccttctagctggccttgagtgatgcaatcacgctttaagtgatgtaatttgaaagcgaagggtgcgagatcttgctgacaagtcgactgtcattactacagctatcgccattgagaaagagatccttatggatttacaaacctgagatgttctgcatgaccgtgtgattgcttaatttattaaacaggaaaggaggactgattttcacttcaagcaaattggtaagtgctttttgcattgttatagcaacatcaggagttttgtaagtgtaaattaggctgcttgagcattcaatgtcagatcaagttttgaaagtagtgctgcgttccattcaacacgGAAGGTTGGATTTTACTACTTCCtcctaggaaaagtgcaatggaatgcatcttgaagtcagaattacaacttgtaagctcgtgcagaaattctcaaatcaagatgcaggggcatgatgtcacacaaacatgccgacactcagggagatatacaaagtaagtgataaacattcactttattaagtaatatcgataaatgagttcgtttccacattacatgatattaaagctcgtttaacaaacgcctgcagaaacaggtgtttaAAACATCCAACTtgcatggaacgcagcataatcgTGT
This genomic window from Myxocyprinus asiaticus isolate MX2 ecotype Aquarium Trade chromosome 48, UBuf_Myxa_2, whole genome shotgun sequence contains:
- the LOC127437375 gene encoding leucine-rich repeat and immunoglobulin-like domain-containing nogo receptor-interacting protein 1 isoform X2 yields the protein MVAGEVSGHSFLVACWQPILILMLGTVLSGSTTGCPSRCECNPQERSVMCHRKKLISIPEGIPSETRHLDLSKNRIKTINPDEFSAFPNLEELELNENTISAIEPGAFNNLYGLRTLGLRSNKLKLIQLGVFTGLSNLTKLDISENKIVILLDYMFQDLYNLRSLEVGDNDLVFISHRAFHGLSSLEDLTLEKCNLTSVPTEAFTHLHSLVTLRLRNLNVNSIRDYSFKRLYRLKVLEIGNWPYLDTMTTNCLYGLNLTSLTITNANLTSIPYLALRHLVYLRFLNMSYNPIQMIEGNRLHDLLRLQEFHLVGGRLTMIEPYSFRGLNYLKILNLSSNALTTLEESVFHSVGNLETLALHDNPLACDCRLLWVFRRRWRLNFNRQQPTCSSPEFVQGKEFKDFPDVLQPNYFTCRKSRIRERKPQQKFVDEGTTVHFVCQADGDPMPVIMWLSPQKQFITTKTIGRLTVFPDGTLEVRYAQIQDNGTYVCIASNAGGNDTALAHLHVHSYSPDWPNQPNKTLAFISNQPNDNGSNGTRATVPFPFDIKTLIIATTMGFISFLGVVLFCLVLLFLWSRGKGNSKHNIEIEYVPRKSDAGMSSSGADAPRKFNMKMI
- the LOC127437375 gene encoding leucine-rich repeat and immunoglobulin-like domain-containing nogo receptor-interacting protein 1 isoform X1 — its product is MLRHINTDSSTVINHLVFLLLWDCPLRRHKVRACGPRTERVSISSTTPCEPASTLKSREAFTAVTGRMVAGEVSGHSFLVACWQPILILMLGTVLSGSTTGCPSRCECNPQERSVMCHRKKLISIPEGIPSETRHLDLSKNRIKTINPDEFSAFPNLEELELNENTISAIEPGAFNNLYGLRTLGLRSNKLKLIQLGVFTGLSNLTKLDISENKIVILLDYMFQDLYNLRSLEVGDNDLVFISHRAFHGLSSLEDLTLEKCNLTSVPTEAFTHLHSLVTLRLRNLNVNSIRDYSFKRLYRLKVLEIGNWPYLDTMTTNCLYGLNLTSLTITNANLTSIPYLALRHLVYLRFLNMSYNPIQMIEGNRLHDLLRLQEFHLVGGRLTMIEPYSFRGLNYLKILNLSSNALTTLEESVFHSVGNLETLALHDNPLACDCRLLWVFRRRWRLNFNRQQPTCSSPEFVQGKEFKDFPDVLQPNYFTCRKSRIRERKPQQKFVDEGTTVHFVCQADGDPMPVIMWLSPQKQFITTKTIGRLTVFPDGTLEVRYAQIQDNGTYVCIASNAGGNDTALAHLHVHSYSPDWPNQPNKTLAFISNQPNDNGSNGTRATVPFPFDIKTLIIATTMGFISFLGVVLFCLVLLFLWSRGKGNSKHNIEIEYVPRKSDAGMSSSGADAPRKFNMKMI